One segment of Nostoc piscinale CENA21 DNA contains the following:
- a CDS encoding AAA family ATPase produces MSNFQQSGTHSSENQQYASLIEQLDLMIRARYPLLYVISVEEEPVEEVLLQVAARSAPQRQVLFWDIVRGWSDNGADKGSVMAALLRIAKADSQTAAMFVLRDLHPFVKNPTTEKNAPIVRELRNLARELKRSRKTIITTSHTLELPDELLQEVTVVDFPLPSVSEIDYLITQLVVPDKLNIAGLAREQLIKACQGLSRTRISRVLAKALAAKQQVNESDIDGVLEEKKQAIRQTGILEFFTPQESLKRVGGLDQLKQWVLMRQDAFTEEARRYGIPNPKGMLLVGIQGTGKSLSAKTIAHEWRLPLLRLDSGRLFGGIVGESESRVRQMIQLTEAMAPCVLWIDEIDKAFGNITSGVDGDSGTSRRVFGSLITWMQEKTSPVFIVATANNVQILPAELLRKGRFDEIFFLNLPTETERQEIFKVHLQRLRPNRLREFNLASLAKQTANFSGAEIEQVIIDAMHQAFSTRIEGQRRDFNTEDILQAVAQTVPLAAIARNQIEALKQWAAEAGARPASNDIQLVEELKHYSTQQGIGPLEVD; encoded by the coding sequence ATGAGCAATTTTCAACAATCGGGAACTCATAGCAGCGAGAATCAGCAATACGCTTCTTTGATAGAACAACTTGATTTGATGATTCGGGCGCGGTATCCCTTACTGTATGTGATTTCTGTGGAAGAAGAACCTGTAGAGGAAGTGCTGTTGCAAGTTGCAGCGCGTTCTGCGCCTCAGCGACAGGTGTTATTTTGGGATATTGTGCGGGGTTGGAGTGACAATGGTGCAGATAAAGGTTCTGTGATGGCGGCTTTATTACGCATTGCCAAAGCTGACTCGCAAACAGCAGCGATGTTTGTGCTGCGAGATTTGCATCCGTTTGTGAAAAATCCTACCACTGAGAAGAATGCACCCATTGTCAGGGAATTACGCAACTTAGCGCGGGAGTTAAAGCGATCGCGTAAAACTATCATCACCACCAGTCACACTTTAGAACTTCCCGATGAACTACTACAAGAGGTGACAGTTGTTGATTTTCCCTTGCCCAGTGTCAGCGAAATCGATTATTTAATTACCCAGTTAGTAGTTCCAGATAAATTAAATATTGCTGGCTTGGCGCGAGAACAATTAATCAAAGCTTGTCAAGGTTTAAGCCGCACTCGCATTTCTAGGGTTTTGGCAAAAGCTTTAGCCGCCAAACAGCAGGTAAATGAGTCTGATATTGATGGTGTGTTGGAAGAGAAAAAACAAGCAATTCGCCAAACTGGGATTTTAGAGTTTTTCACACCCCAAGAATCACTCAAGCGCGTTGGGGGATTAGATCAACTCAAACAATGGGTATTGATGCGCCAAGATGCTTTTACAGAAGAAGCCAGACGCTACGGTATTCCTAATCCCAAAGGTATGTTGCTGGTAGGGATACAGGGAACGGGTAAATCCCTCTCTGCCAAAACCATCGCCCATGAATGGCGTTTACCTCTACTGAGATTAGATTCCGGGCGGTTATTTGGCGGAATTGTGGGTGAAAGCGAAAGCCGTGTACGCCAAATGATTCAGCTAACCGAAGCAATGGCACCTTGCGTTTTGTGGATTGATGAAATTGACAAAGCCTTTGGCAATATTACCAGTGGGGTTGATGGTGATTCCGGGACATCGCGGCGGGTATTTGGCAGCTTAATTACTTGGATGCAGGAGAAAACCAGCCCAGTTTTTATTGTCGCCACCGCCAATAACGTGCAGATATTACCAGCAGAGTTGTTACGCAAAGGAAGATTTGATGAGATTTTCTTTTTGAATCTACCCACAGAAACCGAACGTCAAGAAATTTTTAAAGTTCATTTGCAACGGTTACGCCCCAACCGCCTGCGAGAATTTAATTTAGCTTCATTAGCTAAACAAACTGCAAACTTCAGTGGTGCGGAAATTGAGCAAGTAATTATTGATGCTATGCACCAAGCATTTTCAACAAGAATAGAAGGACAACGGCGAGACTTCAATACAGAAGATATTTTACAGGCTGTAGCACAGACTGTACCTTTAGCTGCGATCGCCCGCAATCAAATAGAAGCCTTAAAGCAATGGGCAGCAGAAGCAGGTGCAAGGCCAGCTTCCAACGATATTCAGTTAGTGGAGGAATTAAAGCACTACTCAACCCAACAAGGAATAGGGCCATTAGAAGTTGATTAA
- a CDS encoding DUF1257 domain-containing protein, translated as MSHFTTIKVQIKRGEILHEVLQELGYQVECNTDVRGYRGDKTQAEYVIRQKNGYDLGFRRNGENYEIVADFWGAKINEQKFVNSISQKYAHKTLMATVQEQGFNVEDEEVLADGTVRVVVGRWV; from the coding sequence ATGTCTCATTTTACAACTATCAAAGTTCAAATAAAACGCGGTGAAATTCTCCATGAAGTGTTGCAAGAACTAGGCTATCAAGTTGAATGCAACACAGATGTACGCGGATATCGAGGCGATAAAACTCAAGCCGAGTATGTAATTCGCCAAAAAAATGGTTATGACTTAGGTTTTCGCCGCAATGGTGAAAATTACGAAATAGTTGCTGACTTTTGGGGAGCAAAAATTAATGAACAAAAGTTTGTTAACTCCATCAGCCAAAAATATGCACATAAAACCTTGATGGCAACAGTGCAAGAACAAGGCTTTAATGTTGAGGACGAAGAAGTATTAGCAGATGGAACAGTGCGAGTTGTAGTAGGGCGTTGGGTGTAA